A single genomic interval of Streptomyces graminofaciens harbors:
- a CDS encoding sugar ABC transporter substrate-binding protein, with the protein MHRNHRAATLAAVAITGALLATGCSSSSGGKKSEEGGSGASAGKADTPRMTVAMITHAAPGDTFWDLIRKGAEAAAAKDNIKLVYSSDPSAGNQANLVQNAIDQKVDGIALTAAKPDAMKDAVAKATAAGIPVVGFNAGLDDWKDLGMLEYFGQDENIAGRAFGERLNDLDAKHALCVIQEQGHVALEARCAGLKKGFKGKTDILYVNGTDMPSVKSTITAKLKQDSSIDEVVTLGAPFALTAVQSVSDASSKAKIATFDLNKDLVKAVQDGTIEFAVDQQPYLQGYLAVDGLWLYKNNGNFSGGGTAPVLTGPAFITKDNADTVAEFAAKGTR; encoded by the coding sequence ATGCACAGAAACCACCGAGCCGCCACTCTGGCCGCCGTCGCCATCACCGGGGCCCTGCTCGCCACCGGCTGCTCCAGCAGCTCCGGCGGGAAGAAGTCCGAGGAGGGCGGCTCCGGCGCCTCCGCCGGCAAGGCCGACACCCCCCGTATGACGGTCGCGATGATCACCCACGCCGCCCCCGGCGACACCTTCTGGGACCTCATCCGCAAGGGCGCCGAAGCCGCCGCCGCCAAGGACAACATCAAGCTCGTCTACTCCAGCGACCCCAGCGCCGGCAACCAGGCCAACCTCGTGCAGAACGCGATCGACCAGAAGGTCGACGGCATCGCCCTCACCGCCGCCAAGCCCGACGCCATGAAGGACGCCGTGGCCAAGGCCACCGCGGCGGGCATCCCCGTCGTCGGGTTCAACGCCGGTCTGGACGACTGGAAGGACCTCGGCATGCTGGAGTACTTCGGCCAGGACGAGAACATCGCCGGCCGGGCCTTCGGCGAACGCCTCAACGACCTCGACGCCAAGCACGCCCTCTGCGTCATCCAGGAACAGGGACACGTCGCCCTGGAAGCCCGCTGCGCCGGCCTGAAGAAGGGCTTCAAGGGCAAGACCGACATCCTCTACGTCAACGGCACCGACATGCCGTCCGTGAAGTCGACGATCACCGCCAAGCTCAAGCAGGACTCCTCCATCGACGAGGTGGTGACCCTCGGCGCCCCCTTCGCGCTCACGGCCGTGCAGTCCGTGTCCGACGCGAGCAGCAAGGCCAAGATCGCCACGTTCGACCTCAACAAGGACCTGGTGAAGGCCGTCCAGGACGGCACCATCGAGTTCGCCGTCGACCAGCAGCCCTACCTCCAGGGCTATCTCGCCGTCGACGGCCTGTGGCTCTACAAGAACAACGGCAACTTCAGCGGCGGCGGCACCGCGCCCGTCCTCACCGGCCCCGCCTTCATCACCAAGGACAACGCCGACACCGTGGCCGAGTTCGCCGCGAAGGGCACCCGGTGA
- a CDS encoding ABC transporter permease, translated as MTQATAPAANSSPPAPPAAAQKDGRTTQRSLGHRLLARPEVGALIAAIGVYLFFFSVAPSFREAGSLATVLYQASVMGIMALPVALLMIGGEFDLSAGVAVTTSALTAAILSFQLSVNVWTGVIVALIVSLAVGAFNGWLLIKTGLPSFLVTLGSFLILQGSNLAITKIFTGNVASDSIADMDGFDQAKAVFASEISIGDVNFKITVFYWLAFAGIATWLLLRTKFGNWIFAVGGNRDSARAVGVPVNFTKIALFMGVGAGAWFIGMHLLFSFNTVQSGEGVGNEFLYIIAAVIGGCLLTGGYGSAIGPVIGAFIFGMVSQGIVYANWNPDWFKAFLGVMLLIAALVNLWVRSQATRR; from the coding sequence ATGACCCAAGCAACGGCACCGGCGGCGAACTCCTCGCCGCCGGCTCCGCCGGCCGCCGCGCAGAAGGACGGCCGCACCACACAGCGTTCCCTGGGGCACCGGCTGCTGGCCCGCCCCGAGGTCGGCGCACTGATCGCCGCCATCGGCGTCTATCTGTTCTTCTTCTCCGTCGCGCCTTCCTTCCGGGAGGCCGGCTCGCTGGCGACCGTGCTCTACCAGGCCTCGGTGATGGGCATCATGGCCCTGCCGGTGGCCCTGCTGATGATCGGCGGCGAGTTCGACCTGTCCGCCGGTGTCGCGGTCACCACCTCGGCACTGACCGCCGCGATCCTGAGTTTCCAGCTGTCGGTGAACGTGTGGACCGGCGTGATCGTCGCGCTGATCGTGTCCCTCGCCGTCGGCGCCTTCAACGGCTGGCTGCTCATCAAGACCGGCCTGCCGAGCTTCCTGGTCACCCTGGGCTCCTTCCTGATCCTCCAGGGCTCCAATCTCGCCATCACGAAGATCTTCACCGGCAACGTGGCGAGCGACTCGATCGCCGACATGGACGGCTTCGACCAGGCCAAGGCCGTCTTCGCCTCCGAGATCTCCATCGGCGACGTCAACTTCAAGATCACTGTCTTCTACTGGCTCGCCTTCGCCGGCATCGCCACGTGGCTGCTGCTGCGGACGAAGTTCGGCAACTGGATCTTCGCGGTCGGCGGCAACAGGGACAGCGCGCGGGCCGTCGGGGTGCCCGTGAACTTCACGAAGATCGCCCTGTTCATGGGCGTCGGGGCCGGGGCCTGGTTCATCGGTATGCACCTGCTGTTCTCGTTCAACACGGTGCAGTCCGGTGAGGGAGTCGGCAACGAGTTCCTGTACATCATCGCCGCGGTCATCGGCGGCTGCCTGCTGACCGGCGGCTACGGCTCGGCGATCGGCCCGGTGATCGGTGCCTTCATCTTCGGCATGGTCTCCCAGGGCATCGTCTACGCGAACTGGAACCCCGACTGGTTCAAGGCCTTCCTCGGCGTGATGCTCCTGATCGCCGCCCTCGTCAATCTGTGGGTCCGCAGCCAGGCGACCCGGAGGTGA
- a CDS encoding ATP-binding cassette domain-containing protein gives MTATNTAVTLDGPPPKDDGAVVELRDTGKAYGNVRALHGVNLSVHPGRVTCVLGDNGAGKSTLIKIISGLHQHTEGEVLVDGEPVRFSTPREALDAGIATVYQDLATVPLMPVWRNFFLGSEFTRGPWPVRRLDIDRMKKTADTELRNMGIVLDDLDQPIGTLSGGQRQCVAIARAVYFGARVLILDEPTAALGVKQSGVVLKYIAAARDRGLGVIFITHNPHHAYMVGDHFSVLRLGTLELSASRDQVSLEELTNHMAGGTELAALKHELAQVRGVDVEELPDAADLTAPASGSGQEAS, from the coding sequence ATGACAGCCACGAACACAGCCGTCACCCTCGACGGCCCGCCGCCGAAGGACGACGGCGCCGTCGTCGAACTGCGGGACACGGGCAAGGCCTACGGCAACGTCCGCGCCCTGCACGGCGTGAACCTCAGCGTCCACCCCGGCCGCGTCACCTGCGTGCTGGGCGACAACGGCGCCGGCAAGTCCACCCTCATCAAAATCATCTCCGGCCTGCACCAGCACACCGAGGGCGAAGTCCTCGTCGACGGCGAGCCGGTGCGCTTCTCCACCCCTCGCGAGGCCCTGGACGCCGGTATCGCCACCGTCTACCAGGATCTGGCCACCGTGCCCCTCATGCCGGTCTGGCGGAACTTCTTCCTCGGCTCCGAGTTCACCCGCGGCCCCTGGCCCGTCCGCCGCCTCGACATCGACAGGATGAAGAAGACCGCGGACACCGAACTGCGGAACATGGGCATCGTCCTGGACGACCTCGACCAGCCCATCGGCACCCTCTCCGGCGGCCAGCGCCAGTGCGTCGCCATCGCCCGCGCCGTCTACTTCGGCGCGAGGGTCCTGATCCTCGACGAGCCGACGGCCGCCCTCGGCGTCAAGCAGTCGGGTGTCGTGCTGAAGTACATCGCCGCCGCCCGCGACCGCGGCCTCGGCGTCATCTTCATCACCCACAACCCCCACCACGCCTACATGGTCGGCGACCACTTCAGCGTCCTGCGCCTGGGCACCCTCGAACTCTCCGCGTCCCGCGACCAGGTCAGCCTCGAAGAACTCACCAACCACATGGCCGGCGGCACCGAACTCGCCGCCCTCAAACACGAGTTGGCCCAGGTCCGTGGGGTGGACGTCGAGGAACTCCCGGACGCGGCGGACCTCACCGCACCCGCGTCGGGCTCCGGCCAGGAAGCCTCCTGA